GGTGCGGCGGAACTTGCGTCACTCATCGATAAGGACAGCGACGTCGTCTGCGTCGAAGAAGTCCAATTTTTTGACCGGTCGGTCGTCGAGATCCTGATCCAGCTCGCCGATTCCGGTAAGGAAGTCGTCGCCGCCGGGTTGGATCAAGATTTTCGGCGCCAACCATTCGGCCCGATGGCCGAACTCTTGGCCGCTGCCGACGAAGTCGTCAAGCTCAGAGCCATTTGCATGCAGTGCGGACGGCCTGCCAGCCACACGCAAAGGATCATCGATGGCAAGCCGGCCAAGTGGGATGACCCCATCGTCCTGATCGGGGCCACCGAAAGCTATGAGGCGCGTTGCCGAGCCTGCCACCGCATTAACGCGCCAAAAAAATAGCCCCCGACCCGAAAGGGGTCGGGGGCATTTGCCACTCAACCTATTCGACGAGTTCGGCCTTCCACTTCCCGTCCAGCAACATGCCTTGTTGCGGCATGTTTTTGAACGTGAAATCGCTGAAAACCGAGATCCCGGTTTTGATTTCCACTGCAAAGGTTCCGGAGATCGAAATCGGAGAAGCGCCAGTTTCCATTTGGTCGACCTTGAACACCAAGACATCTTTGCCTTTCATGTCTTTGCGCTCAACGACTTGGTACTTGCATTTCAGTTCGACAAGGCCGAGCTTCTCGTCGGCCGGGATCGTGAATTCATAGGTTTCGCCCACCTTCACCGGTTTATCCGGGAAGAAGAAACTGAACGCATTGCCCAAACGGGCTTCATCACCGCCGCCGAACGATTCGCCGGTCACCTTGACCAGGCGCCCCCGTTCGGTTTGTACTGCGGTCGATTCGGTGTCGGGTTGCTCCATGGTTTGCCCGCCGCCGATGTCGATTACCAGATCCTTGGTCTGGCTGAGCAGGGTGATCATCCCATCTTTCACCGATTTGCAGGTCGTGATAGCGGTTGCCGTCACGTCGATCGGCGTGCCTTGAAAATCGATGTTGGCAGAGACCTTTTGCTTGTAAGACTGACCCTCTTTGAGGTTCCATTTCAGGTCGAATGTGTCTTCTTTGGTGGCGGCGACCGCCCCCATTGCCGCAGCAATTGCGGCCAAAACCAGTGCACGTTTCAGCATCATGTCGGGTACTCCTTGCGCAAGCGAGTCAATCCGTCTTACCGGATGGGGGGTTCACCGGTTTGCGACTCGGCCTTCAATTGGGACGTTTTGCCAGGCCGGCGATTTCACACCGCAACCTAGCCTTGCCGAATGGTGCGGGATGACAGGTTTTTCCCTCCATAATCCTGGTTCGGAACCCCTCGGGGCCGGAATTGAGCGCGCGGGCTCAAAGGCGCGGTTTAACCGGTCGGTATCTTATGGGGGAATGAAGTACGGGGCGGTCAGTTTCGATGCGGCAGGAACGTTGATCGATGTCGCCTGGGATCCCGCCGCTATCGCCGTGGAATCCGCCCTCCTGGCCGGGCTCGACCTGCCCGACCGGCAGGGAGCCGGCGAAACCTATGGCCGCATGCTCCACTCGCGGTGGGGAACATTCCAAGAACTCAACCGCCAACGGTCACCCGAGATCTGTGACGGTTTTTGGCGCGAGCTCGGGGTCGATTGGCTCGCCCGGATCGGCCAACCCGCGGAGGCCATCGGAACGGTTTCGGCCATTGCCGACCGGCTCATCTTTGGGCCGGGGTCAAAAGTCTTCCGCCTCTTCCCCGACACCCTCGGGTGCTTGGCGGAAATCAAAAGCCATAGCGTGCCGATGATCCTCCTCTCCAATTGGGATGTTAGTTTGCACCGGGTTTGCGGCATGCTTGGGCTCACCCCTTTCTTCGACCATGTTATCGCGAGTTTGGAAGAAGGGGTGGAAAAACCGCATCCCGGGCTGTTCCAAATCGCCCAAGAGCGGGTCGGCACATCCACGGTGCTCCACATTGGGGACGACCCGCTTGCCGATGTGCACGGGGCCCGCTCGTTTGGTTGGGATGCCCTTTTGCTGGATCGATGGAGCCCCTCCGCCCCCGGTCAAATCCAATCGCTTGGGGAGGTGGCAAGCCACCTTTGAAAACCAACGACCTCGACTACGCGCTGCCCGAGGAGTTGATCGCCCAAACGCCCCTAGCCGAACGGGATGCCAGCCGGATGCTCCACATTGAGCGGGCAACCGGAACGATCTCCCACCGGATGTTCCGCGATTGCATCAGCCTCTTACAACCAGGCGACCTCTTGGTCGCCAACAACACCCGGGTGACGGCCATAAGGCTGTTTGGCAAAAAATCAACCGGCGGAAACGTCGAGGCGCTGTTGCTCCGCGAAACCGCCCCCGGGGAATACCTCTGCCTGCTCCGGCCGGCCAAAAGGTTGAAGCCTGGCTCCCCGATCGTCTTTGAAGGCGGCCTCACCGCCTCGGTTGTGCGTGAAGAGGATGGAGGCCAACGCGTCATCCGGTTCGACGACTCGCCCGGGTGGAAAGAGCGCTTGCAAGACGTCTCCTTGGCCCCGTTGCCGCCGTACATCCAAACCCCACTTGCCGACCAAACCCGGTACCAAACCGTGTATGCCGGGCCAGGCGGATCCTCCGCAGCCCCAACGGCGGGGCTCCATTTCACCGATTCTATTTTAGAAGCTTTAGTCCAAAAGGGGGTCAGCCGGGCAGATGTCACCCTCCACGTCGGACTGGACACCTTTCGACCAATCCAGACGGAACGGGTCGAAGATCATTCAATGACCGGGGAAATTTGCGAAATCCCGCCAGAAACCGCAGAAGCAGTAGGCAAATGTCGCGGTCGGATAGTTGCGGTCGGCACAACAACTGTCAGGACGCTGGAAACCTTTGCTACCGGGAAAAAGACGGTGGCTTCCGGCAAAACCACTTCGAAGCTGTTCATCACCCCAGGCTACGAGTTTCAAATAGTAGACGGGATGTTCACCAACTTCCATATGCCTAGGACTTCCATGCTTTTGATGATTTCCGCCCTTGCAGGGGCCAATCCCGTGCGATCTGCTTACAAACAGGCAGTCCAGGAGCGATATCGCTTTCTATCGTTCGGCGATTCCATGCTGATCCTGTAAAGATCGTCCCTTTTTGACCTCGGTGATTTGTGTAATATACGGATTCGACCATGCCGACAAAGGAATTTGACCCGCTGGCCTATATTGAGAACGCTTTCGAGGAGGCCCCCAAGGCCACAAATGGGGTCGCCAAGAACGGCAGCGCCCACGGATCGAAGTTCCGCAAGACCAAACTCAGCGCCCCCCGGCCCCGCAAAGCCGCCCAAGCGACCGAAGCCGCACCCGTCCTGGACGACGACCTCCGGTTTATCCTGGAAAGCCTCCCCAAGAACATCGAATTCCTCGGCACCTTTTTTACCGACTCCGTGACCAGCAAGTACTACCAAGGTGACTTCAAAGAATCCCGGGAAGACTTGATTAGAAGACTGCTCAATCCAGAATTAACCTTGGAAGAAGCGTCCCGTCTGCTCGGGGTCTGCCCCGCCACCGTGCGGCGATACACCAACCGGGGATGGCTGGCCCATCACCGGACCAAGGGCGGGCAACGGCGGTTCCGCCTCAGCGGCATTGTGCGCTTTGTCGAAGAACACGGCCGCCTGCCTGAGGAATAATCCCACCTGTGGACAGCGGCCCCCTGAGTGTCGCGATCTTTTCGGATAGTGCGCTCCCGATTTTGAACGGGGTCAGCGTCAGCGTCCACGCGCTCGTTGAAGGGTTGCGCGAGCGTGGCCATTCCGTCCACCTCTTTACATCCGGTTACCCCGGGCACCGCGACCAAGACCCCAACATTCACCGGTTCTTTGCCGCCTACACCCCCTTTGCCAAAGGGTATCCGTTGACTTTGCCGCCCTTCTTCCCGATGCTCCGCGAGTTCCGCCAGCACCGGTTCGACATCATCCACACCCACACGCCCTTCACCGTCGGGTTTGTCGGCTTGCGGTGGGGCGAATCCCACGGCATCCCCTTGGTTTCGACTTACCACACCATTTACGACAAGTACACCCATTACATCCCACTGGTGCCGGATCCCTACCTCAAATACAAAATCGCCAAACACACCAACTACTAT
Above is a genomic segment from Armatimonadota bacterium containing:
- a CDS encoding helix-turn-helix domain-containing protein, translated to MPTKEFDPLAYIENAFEEAPKATNGVAKNGSAHGSKFRKTKLSAPRPRKAAQATEAAPVLDDDLRFILESLPKNIEFLGTFFTDSVTSKYYQGDFKESREDLIRRLLNPELTLEEASRLLGVCPATVRRYTNRGWLAHHRTKGGQRRFRLSGIVRFVEEHGRLPEE
- a CDS encoding HAD-IA family hydrolase, translated to MKYGAVSFDAAGTLIDVAWDPAAIAVESALLAGLDLPDRQGAGETYGRMLHSRWGTFQELNRQRSPEICDGFWRELGVDWLARIGQPAEAIGTVSAIADRLIFGPGSKVFRLFPDTLGCLAEIKSHSVPMILLSNWDVSLHRVCGMLGLTPFFDHVIASLEEGVEKPHPGLFQIAQERVGTSTVLHIGDDPLADVHGARSFGWDALLLDRWSPSAPGQIQSLGEVASHL
- a CDS encoding thymidine kinase is translated as MKKCGHLAVICGSMYAGKSEELIRRARRALYAKKKVQVFKPAIDNRFDEEHVVTHMGVKHPSRRVGGAAELASLIDKDSDVVCVEEVQFFDRSVVEILIQLADSGKEVVAAGLDQDFRRQPFGPMAELLAAADEVVKLRAICMQCGRPASHTQRIIDGKPAKWDDPIVLIGATESYEARCRACHRINAPKK
- the queA gene encoding tRNA preQ1(34) S-adenosylmethionine ribosyltransferase-isomerase QueA; this translates as MKTNDLDYALPEELIAQTPLAERDASRMLHIERATGTISHRMFRDCISLLQPGDLLVANNTRVTAIRLFGKKSTGGNVEALLLRETAPGEYLCLLRPAKRLKPGSPIVFEGGLTASVVREEDGGQRVIRFDDSPGWKERLQDVSLAPLPPYIQTPLADQTRYQTVYAGPGGSSAAPTAGLHFTDSILEALVQKGVSRADVTLHVGLDTFRPIQTERVEDHSMTGEICEIPPETAEAVGKCRGRIVAVGTTTVRTLETFATGKKTVASGKTTSKLFITPGYEFQIVDGMFTNFHMPRTSMLLMISALAGANPVRSAYKQAVQERYRFLSFGDSMLIL